The Haloarchaeobius litoreus DNA window CGTGTCTGGGGACCTCCCGCAGCGCCAGGCCGACCCTATCGCTCCGGACGACGCCCTTCGCGTCGTGTTCGAGGCTGTCGACCATGTCGTCCCGCAGCGCCGCCTGCTCCATATCCGAACGTCAGTGATGCGCCGTTATGAATCTCGCGCCTGTCCCAGCACCGCCTGCCGGTCCGTCCCGGGCACGTCGCGCACCTGTACCGCCCGTACTCCCGCGGATTCAAACCACTCGCGGTAGGCGGCGGGCTCGTATGCCTCCCCGGAGCCGAGCGCGAGCCGACGGACCGTCGTCGTACGCGCGGCGGGCGAGCGCCCGCGAAGATGATCCACGACCACGAGCCAGCCGCCCGGCGCGAGCGCGTCGGCCGCCGCCGCGACGAGTCGCCGGTTCGCCGCCGCCGAGCGGTCGCTGGTCCGGAGCGGGACGAACGCACAGTCGACGCCGTCGACGGGGAGTGCGGCGGTACCGTCGGCACCACCGTCGCTGTCGTCGGGCAGTCCCCACGCCACCGTCTCCACGGGCTCGCGGGCGAGCAGCGACGCCGACGCCTCGATACGCCCGGGGGCGTCGAGCAAGGTCACATCGTACCCCCGTCGAGCGAACTCGACGGCGTAGGTACCCGGTGCGCCGCCGACATCGACGACCCGGCCGTCGGGTGCGACGTGCTGGGCGGCGGTGACGCAGGCACGGACGGTGGCCTCGTCGGTCGCCTGCACGCGGCCGAGTCGGTTCCGGGTCCACGCGGTCGTGGTGCCGTCGGGTGCCGGCTCGGTGGCGTCGTCGCTGATCGGTGGAGCCCCGCCGCGCATCGTCTCGGGGAGTTGGCGGAGCGCGTCGAGGTCGTCGAGTTCGGCCGGGAACCGCCCCACCGAGCGGAGGTCGGCAGCTGCGAGGAAGCCCAGTGCGCGGTTCGTCGGCTCGTAG harbors:
- a CDS encoding methyltransferase domain-containing protein; the protein is MTEDRETLFLLWAARETGVLDALLSDADTPAEVAARTDVTERAARLAVEGLADAGFFRDVGGVYEPTNRALGFLAAADLRSVGRFPAELDDLDALRQLPETMRGGAPPISDDATEPAPDGTTTAWTRNRLGRVQATDEATVRACVTAAQHVAPDGRVVDVGGAPGTYAVEFARRGYDVTLLDAPGRIEASASLLAREPVETVAWGLPDDSDGGADGTAALPVDGVDCAFVPLRTSDRSAAANRRLVAAAADALAPGGWLVVVDHLRGRSPAARTTTVRRLALGSGEAYEPAAYREWFESAGVRAVQVRDVPGTDRQAVLGQARDS